A region of Crenobacter cavernae DNA encodes the following proteins:
- a CDS encoding TonB-dependent receptor, whose amino-acid sequence MKSKLTDSPSIEHGKLPARRAVGLIAAAAFVPALAHAADKSSAELETVKVTAEEPVRGTYKTETSSIGKLNQKLKDIPQSVSVVNKQLIKDQGASTLKDALRNVPGITFAAGEGGRTGDQVVIRGFAATTDTYLDGIRDSGQYNRDPFNDERVEVLKGASSMLFGRGSTGGVVNQVSKTPFAGEKIEGNLTVGTNDFQRVTFDVNQAFSDTAAARLNLMATNDGSDRGPVENTRWGIAPSVAFGLGEPLTLTLSAFHMEENNVPDYGVPYDPNTKRPIDVDRKKFYGFNSDFEDTVTDMATAKLSYKFSDDTSITNQLRYSRFERDVSPTAARLVGATAGVPVTDATTLRRSKPMRDGVDDAWVNQTDFVTKFDTGTLRHTVLAGMELIKEESSTNRYALRNNPANSTVGAASPSDPVDLSRYKSANTTYDVTNVGLYAMDTLELTPQWKAVLGARWDRFDGDYQQKNFNSSGAQTTTSDINRKDKAWSYRTGLIYQPDTVQSYYASYGSLMNPSGATYALDKPGENVKPEKNQNYELGTKWDLMDGDASLRAALFRTVKFYERNTDPLVPSLSVLSNKRHTNGVEIEGAGRLTERWELFAGATYMDSKIDEESKEQPGSKGKMPRYTPRATANLWTTYKLTDVVTGGFGLTYIGKRYAGEAGSTANTNHLPAYTTANAMLAYETRKYLVQLNLNNLANKRYYDGAYGGHATFGTPREAQLTVGFKY is encoded by the coding sequence ATGAAATCGAAGCTGACCGATTCGCCATCGATCGAACACGGCAAGCTGCCGGCGCGCCGCGCCGTCGGCCTGATCGCCGCCGCCGCCTTCGTGCCGGCGCTGGCGCACGCCGCCGACAAGAGCAGCGCCGAACTGGAAACGGTGAAGGTCACCGCCGAGGAGCCGGTGCGCGGCACATACAAGACCGAGACCAGCTCGATCGGCAAGCTCAACCAGAAACTGAAGGACATCCCGCAGTCGGTCAGCGTGGTGAACAAGCAGCTGATCAAAGACCAGGGCGCCTCGACGCTGAAAGACGCGCTGCGCAACGTACCGGGCATCACCTTCGCCGCCGGCGAAGGCGGCCGCACCGGCGACCAGGTCGTGATCCGCGGTTTCGCCGCCACCACCGACACCTATCTCGACGGCATCCGCGACTCCGGCCAGTACAACCGCGACCCGTTCAACGACGAGCGCGTCGAGGTGCTGAAGGGCGCGAGCTCGATGCTGTTCGGCCGCGGCTCGACCGGCGGCGTGGTCAACCAGGTGAGCAAGACGCCGTTCGCCGGCGAAAAGATCGAGGGCAACCTGACCGTCGGCACCAACGACTTCCAGCGCGTGACCTTCGACGTCAACCAGGCGTTCAGCGACACCGCCGCCGCGCGTCTTAACCTGATGGCGACCAACGACGGCAGCGACCGCGGCCCGGTCGAGAACACGCGCTGGGGCATCGCGCCGTCGGTCGCCTTCGGCCTCGGCGAGCCGCTGACGCTGACGCTGTCCGCCTTCCACATGGAAGAGAACAACGTGCCGGACTACGGCGTGCCGTACGATCCGAACACCAAGCGCCCTATCGACGTCGACCGCAAGAAGTTCTACGGTTTCAATAGCGATTTCGAGGACACCGTCACCGACATGGCGACCGCCAAGCTGAGCTACAAGTTCAGCGACGACACCTCGATCACCAACCAGCTGCGCTACAGCCGCTTCGAACGCGACGTCTCGCCGACCGCTGCGCGACTGGTCGGTGCCACCGCCGGCGTGCCGGTCACCGACGCCACCACGCTGCGCCGCAGCAAGCCGATGCGCGACGGCGTCGACGACGCGTGGGTCAACCAGACCGACTTCGTCACCAAGTTCGACACCGGCACGCTGCGCCACACCGTGCTGGCCGGCATGGAGCTGATCAAGGAAGAATCCAGCACCAACCGCTACGCGCTGCGCAACAACCCCGCCAATAGCACCGTCGGCGCTGCTAGCCCTAGCGACCCGGTCGACCTGTCGCGCTACAAGTCGGCCAACACCACCTATGACGTGACCAACGTCGGACTGTACGCGATGGACACGCTCGAGCTGACGCCGCAATGGAAGGCGGTGCTCGGTGCGCGCTGGGACCGCTTCGACGGCGACTACCAGCAGAAGAACTTCAACTCGAGCGGCGCTCAGACCACCACGTCCGATATCAACCGCAAGGACAAGGCATGGAGCTATCGCACCGGCCTGATCTACCAGCCGGACACCGTTCAGAGCTACTACGCCAGCTACGGCAGCCTGATGAACCCGTCCGGCGCGACCTACGCGCTCGACAAGCCGGGCGAGAACGTCAAGCCGGAAAAGAACCAGAACTACGAGCTCGGCACGAAGTGGGACCTGATGGACGGCGACGCCAGCCTGCGCGCGGCGCTGTTCCGCACGGTGAAGTTCTACGAGCGCAACACTGACCCGCTGGTGCCCAGCCTGTCGGTGCTGTCGAACAAACGCCACACCAACGGCGTCGAGATCGAAGGCGCCGGCCGTCTGACCGAACGCTGGGAACTGTTCGCCGGCGCGACCTATATGGACTCGAAGATCGACGAGGAATCGAAAGAACAGCCGGGCAGCAAGGGCAAGATGCCGCGCTACACGCCGCGCGCGACCGCCAACCTGTGGACGACGTACAAGCTCACCGATGTCGTTACCGGCGGCTTCGGTCTGACCTATATCGGCAAGCGTTACGCTGGCGAAGCTGGCTCCACCGCCAACACCAACCACCTGCCGGCCTACACCACCGCCAACGCGATGCTGGCGTACGAGACCCGCAAGTATCTGGTGCAGCTGAACCTGAACAACCTCGCCAACAAGCGCTACTATGACGGCGCCTACGGCGGCCACGCCACCTTCGGCACGCCGCGCGAAGCGCAGCTGACCGTCGGCTTCAAGTACTAA
- a CDS encoding ExbD/TolR family protein, with the protein MAFGSFDKGSDAPMAEINTTPLVDVMLVLLVVFIITAPLLTNAVKVDLPQAAAAEYKEEPKAIRLAVQPDGSYFWNDEPVTRDALAARFAEAAKADPQVELHLRADKTARYEFVAEAMASAQQNGVSRIGFVTEAP; encoded by the coding sequence ATGGCGTTCGGTAGTTTCGACAAGGGCAGCGACGCCCCGATGGCCGAGATCAACACCACTCCGCTGGTCGACGTGATGCTGGTGCTGCTGGTGGTGTTCATCATCACCGCGCCGCTGTTGACCAACGCGGTCAAGGTCGACCTGCCGCAGGCGGCCGCCGCCGAATACAAGGAAGAGCCGAAGGCGATCCGCCTCGCGGTCCAGCCGGATGGTAGCTACTTCTGGAACGACGAACCCGTCACCCGTGACGCGCTCGCCGCGCGTTTCGCCGAAGCGGCCAAGGCCGACCCGCAGGTCGAACTGCACCTGAGGGCCGACAAGACCGCGCGCTACGAATTCGTCGCCGAGGCGATGGCCAGCGCGCAGCAGAACGGGGTGAGCCGCATCGGCTTCGTCACCGAGGCGCCGTAA
- a CDS encoding MotA/TolQ/ExbB proton channel family protein, with the protein MNLLTVFKQGDAVLITVFLILIAMSVLTWTLIISRGLRIARTRRDNREAEAALWDANNWQSAQAQLAEHPAPVAALTRDGLAAMKHYREHASASLGQSCDLNEFLTRAIRRGLSRETGRLETGMTLLASIGSTAPFIGLFGTVWGIYHALVNIGAAGQVSIGAVSGPIGEALIATAAGLAAAIPAVLAYNAFIRMNRVIGQDLDHFAHDLHAQLLTEAGAIDGVR; encoded by the coding sequence ATGAACCTGTTGACCGTATTTAAGCAAGGCGACGCCGTCCTGATCACGGTGTTTCTCATCCTGATCGCCATGTCGGTGCTGACGTGGACCCTGATCATCAGCCGCGGCCTGCGCATCGCGCGCACCCGCCGTGACAACCGCGAGGCCGAGGCTGCGCTGTGGGATGCCAACAATTGGCAGAGCGCGCAGGCGCAGTTGGCCGAGCATCCGGCGCCGGTGGCCGCGCTGACCCGCGACGGCCTCGCCGCGATGAAGCACTACCGCGAACACGCCAGCGCGTCGCTCGGCCAGAGCTGCGACCTGAACGAGTTCCTGACCCGCGCGATCCGCCGCGGCCTGTCGCGCGAGACCGGCCGCCTCGAGACCGGCATGACGCTGTTGGCGTCGATCGGTTCGACCGCGCCGTTCATCGGCCTGTTCGGCACCGTGTGGGGCATCTACCACGCGCTGGTCAATATCGGCGCCGCCGGACAGGTGTCGATCGGCGCCGTGTCCGGCCCGATCGGCGAGGCGCTGATCGCGACCGCCGCCGGCCTCGCCGCCGCGATCCCCGCCGTGCTCGCCTACAACGCCTTCATCCGCATGAACCGCGTGATCGGCCAGGACCTCGACCACTTCGCGCACGACCTGCACGCGCAACTGTTGACCGAAGCGGGGGCGATCGATGGCGTTCGGTAG